A single region of the Microtus ochrogaster isolate Prairie Vole_2 chromosome 2, MicOch1.0, whole genome shotgun sequence genome encodes:
- the Nipsnap2 gene encoding protein NipSnap homolog 2 isoform X1, which produces MAARVLLARGGLLRPAAPGSFLPGLRRVTSSSHRAREDSWLKSLFVRKVDPRKDAHSNLLAKKETSSLYKLQFHNVKPECLDAYNKICQEVLPKIHEGKQYPCTLVGTWNTWYGEQDQAVHLWRYEGGYPALTEVMNKLKENQEFVNFRKARSDMLLSRRNQLLLEFSFWNEPVPRSGPNIYELRSYQLRPGTMIEWGNYWARAIRFRQDNNEAVGGFFSQIGQLYMVHHLWAYKDLQTREDIRNAAWHKHGWEELVYYTVPLIQEMESRIMIPLKTSPLQ; this is translated from the exons ATGGCGGCACGGGTGCTGCTCGCGCGAGGAGGCCTGCTGCGGCCAGCCGCCCCTGGCAGCTTCCTGCCCGGGCTCCG AAGAGTGACGTCCTCAAGTCACAGAGCTCGGGAAGACAGCTGGCTCAAGTCCTTATTTGTCAGGAAGGTGGATCCAAGAAAAGATGCGCACTCCAACCTCCTGGCCAAGAAGGAGACAAGCAGTCTGTACAAGTTACAGT ttcACAACGTTAAGCCGGAATGCCTAGACGCATACAACAAAATTTG TCAAGAAGTATTACCAAAGATCCATGAAGGCAAGCAATACCCTTGTACCTTGGTGGGGACATGGAACACGTGGTATGGCGAGCAGGATCAAGCCG tCCACCTCTGGAGGTACGAAGGAGGCTATCCAGCCCTCACGGAGGTCATGAATAAGCTTAAAGAAAACCAG GAATTTGTGAATTTCCGTAAAGCCAGAAGCGACATGCTTCTCTCCAGGAGAAATCAGCTGCTGTTGGAGTTCAGCTTCTGGAATGAGCCCGTGCCGAGATCAGGACCCAATATATATGAGCTCAGGTCCTACCAACTCCGA CCAGGAACAATGATTGAATGGGGCAATTACTG GGCCCGTGCCATCCGCTTTAGACAGGACAATAATGAGGCAGTTGGGGGATTCTTCTCTCAAATTGGGCAGCTATATATGGTGCATCATCTTTGGG CTTATAAAGATCTCCAGACCAGGGAGGACATACGGAACGCCGCGTGGCACAAGCATGGCTGGGAGGAACTGGTGTATTACACGG TCCCTCTCATTCAGGAAATGGAGTCCAGAATCATGATCCCGCTCAAGACCTCGCCCCTCCAGTGA
- the Nipsnap2 gene encoding protein NipSnap homolog 2 isoform X2 yields the protein MAARVLLARGGLLRPAAPGSFLPGLRRVTSSSHRAREDSWLKSLFVRKVDPRKDAHSNLLAKKETSSLYKLQFKKYYQRSMKASNTLVPWWGHGTRGMASRIKPEFVNFRKARSDMLLSRRNQLLLEFSFWNEPVPRSGPNIYELRSYQLRPGTMIEWGNYWARAIRFRQDNNEAVGGFFSQIGQLYMVHHLWAYKDLQTREDIRNAAWHKHGWEELVYYTVPLIQEMESRIMIPLKTSPLQ from the exons ATGGCGGCACGGGTGCTGCTCGCGCGAGGAGGCCTGCTGCGGCCAGCCGCCCCTGGCAGCTTCCTGCCCGGGCTCCG AAGAGTGACGTCCTCAAGTCACAGAGCTCGGGAAGACAGCTGGCTCAAGTCCTTATTTGTCAGGAAGGTGGATCCAAGAAAAGATGCGCACTCCAACCTCCTGGCCAAGAAGGAGACAAGCAGTCTGTACAAGTTACAGT TCAAGAAGTATTACCAAAGATCCATGAAGGCAAGCAATACCCTTGTACCTTGGTGGGGACATGGAACACGTGGTATGGCGAGCAGGATCAAGCCG GAATTTGTGAATTTCCGTAAAGCCAGAAGCGACATGCTTCTCTCCAGGAGAAATCAGCTGCTGTTGGAGTTCAGCTTCTGGAATGAGCCCGTGCCGAGATCAGGACCCAATATATATGAGCTCAGGTCCTACCAACTCCGA CCAGGAACAATGATTGAATGGGGCAATTACTG GGCCCGTGCCATCCGCTTTAGACAGGACAATAATGAGGCAGTTGGGGGATTCTTCTCTCAAATTGGGCAGCTATATATGGTGCATCATCTTTGGG CTTATAAAGATCTCCAGACCAGGGAGGACATACGGAACGCCGCGTGGCACAAGCATGGCTGGGAGGAACTGGTGTATTACACGG TCCCTCTCATTCAGGAAATGGAGTCCAGAATCATGATCCCGCTCAAGACCTCGCCCCTCCAGTGA